From a single Thermococcus sp. LS1 genomic region:
- a CDS encoding AI-2E family transporter — protein sequence MRAEIIAWAATVLVIIYIAWEVVSPLITPIFFGLVLAYAVYPIHKRLIPELGEARSAFLLTVGMVGLGGTITAELIMISAQVAASFYYNVVDFFNWVLTQPLPSEVLDFIRNFSGEFIPKLSEYLSKQAFSLPMYILQLLIFLFTFYYALANSTGIIEQIQLSLPEKNRHLGEEILQSVSKTLGALVRAWLLLNVAKGVLMTLGFMIFGVSDIYTAIVAGFLTFLFSFVPLFEGWMIWLIAAAYFAKEGMYLHAAGISLYGFFLVSPMPDYTIRPLIVAKDTDLDETLVFIGMVGGTWAMGIKGLIIGPIVLNLLLTLLKEWKRVIARKGPSHQLAPAPSKHSPHPQD from the coding sequence ATGAGGGCGGAGATAATCGCGTGGGCCGCAACGGTCTTGGTCATAATCTACATCGCCTGGGAAGTCGTCAGTCCGCTCATCACGCCAATATTCTTCGGCCTCGTTCTGGCTTACGCAGTCTATCCTATCCACAAGAGACTAATCCCAGAGCTCGGCGAGGCAAGGTCGGCCTTCCTGCTGACGGTCGGAATGGTGGGTCTTGGGGGCACCATAACGGCGGAACTTATAATGATCTCTGCCCAGGTTGCTGCATCGTTCTACTACAACGTCGTCGACTTCTTCAACTGGGTGCTGACCCAACCGCTTCCCTCAGAAGTTCTTGACTTCATCAGGAACTTCTCAGGAGAATTCATACCCAAACTTTCCGAGTATCTGTCCAAACAGGCCTTTTCACTCCCCATGTACATCCTACAGCTGCTCATCTTCCTCTTCACCTTCTACTACGCCCTGGCAAACTCAACGGGCATAATCGAGCAGATACAGCTTTCCCTCCCCGAGAAAAACCGGCACCTCGGCGAGGAGATACTCCAGAGCGTAAGCAAAACGCTGGGTGCCCTGGTTAGGGCGTGGCTCCTCCTCAACGTCGCCAAGGGAGTGCTCATGACCCTCGGCTTCATGATCTTCGGCGTTTCAGATATTTACACTGCCATAGTGGCAGGCTTTCTTACATTCCTCTTCAGCTTCGTGCCCCTCTTCGAAGGCTGGATGATATGGCTCATTGCCGCCGCTTACTTCGCTAAAGAGGGAATGTACCTCCATGCTGCCGGCATCTCGCTCTATGGGTTCTTCCTCGTCTCCCCGATGCCTGACTACACTATAAGGCCGCTGATAGTGGCCAAGGACACGGACCTCGATGAGACGCTCGTCTTCATCGGAATGGTTGGCGGCACGTGGGCAATGGGAATAAAAGGGCTGATAATAGGACCTATAGTCCTCAACCTTCTTCTGACGCTCCTAAAAGAATGGAAGAGAGTCATAGCGAGGAAAGGACCTTCACACCAGCTTGCTCCAGCTCCCTCAAAGCATTCTCCTCATCCTCAGGATTGA
- a CDS encoding DUF4152 family protein — translation MRIVAADTGGALLDEEYNPLGLIATVAVLVEKPYRTATLSIVKYADPFNYDMSGRQAVKDEAFLAVKLAKKVKPDVIHLDSTLGGIEVRKLDDVTIDALTITERGKAVWHELRKDLQPLAKKFWEDTGIEILAVGKSSVPVRIAEIFSGIYTAKWAIDYARENGRAMVGLPRYMKVELLSGKIRGESLDPREGGLYGEIEADTDGIGWELYPNPLVRRFMVLEVWKE, via the coding sequence ATGAGGATAGTCGCTGCTGACACAGGAGGAGCTTTGCTGGACGAGGAGTACAATCCCCTGGGCCTGATAGCGACGGTCGCGGTTCTCGTTGAGAAGCCATACAGGACAGCAACGCTCAGCATAGTCAAGTACGCTGACCCCTTCAATTACGACATGAGCGGCAGACAGGCCGTGAAGGATGAGGCATTTCTTGCTGTAAAGCTGGCAAAGAAAGTCAAGCCCGACGTTATTCACCTCGACTCTACACTCGGTGGGATAGAGGTAAGAAAGCTCGACGATGTCACCATCGATGCACTGACGATAACCGAGAGAGGAAAGGCAGTATGGCACGAGCTGAGGAAGGACCTTCAGCCCCTCGCGAAGAAATTCTGGGAAGACACGGGCATAGAAATTCTCGCCGTCGGAAAGTCGAGTGTCCCGGTCAGGATAGCGGAGATTTTCTCAGGAATATACACCGCCAAGTGGGCCATTGACTACGCGAGAGAGAACGGCAGGGCTATGGTCGGCCTGCCGAGGTATATGAAAGTTGAACTACTCTCCGGGAAGATACGCGGTGAAAGCCTCGACCCGAGAGAAGGTGGTCTCTACGGAGAGATTGAAGCGGATACAGACGGTATCGGCTGGGAACTCTACCCGAATCCTCTCGTGAGGAGGTTTATGGTTCTGGAGGTCTGGAAGGAGTAA
- the iorA gene encoding indolepyruvate ferredoxin oxidoreductase subunit alpha, whose amino-acid sequence MVVIVETVKAYPSDLVKSKVKKREKKLLMGNEAIAYGALESGVVFATGYPGTPSTEVIETIAHLKPEVFAEWAPNEKVALEEAAGVAYTGLRALVTMKCVGLNVAADPLMSLAYSGVEGGLVILVADDPGPHTSQTEQDDRYYGKLSLLPVLEPTDPQEAHDLIIYAYELSERYKVPVIFRTTTRVNHTTADVEVGEFVELNREPKFKKDIERYVRASMDGNRKRHKWLNETLRKIEEEFNSMPFNWVEGEGRIGIIVEGAPYNYVREVLPKLDGDFKVLKISTPHPLPRKLVVDFLKTVDFAIVIEDGAPFLEEEVKIAAYEAGLNVPIYGKRTGHLPLEGELNPSLVRNALLNLLGRGAEEYTKPEEVAYAESLAPKRPPVMCPGCPHRGSYRAALDALRDLKLGRYSVPIHGDIGCYALSLLPPLEAIWTEFVMGASISLANGQSVAMKKKIIATIGDSTFFHNGIQPLVDAVYKNLDVLVMILDNRTTAMTGHQPHPGTGGSETGRKFNEIDIEALVKALGVKYVKTVDPYDLKATREAIKEAMQVEGPAVIIARRECVIPVIRRGEIGEIPLVVEERCTGCKACILLTGCPALVYDPDTNKVKIDELLCTGCGVCNQLCPFDAIKFPSELEKS is encoded by the coding sequence ATGGTGGTCATCGTGGAGACGGTTAAGGCTTATCCTTCTGATTTAGTCAAGTCCAAAGTCAAGAAACGTGAGAAAAAGCTCCTCATGGGCAATGAGGCGATAGCCTACGGTGCCCTTGAATCGGGCGTCGTCTTCGCAACTGGTTACCCAGGAACCCCCTCAACCGAGGTCATCGAGACAATTGCCCATCTCAAGCCAGAAGTCTTCGCCGAGTGGGCGCCCAACGAAAAGGTTGCCCTTGAAGAGGCGGCGGGTGTTGCCTACACCGGCCTGAGGGCACTCGTCACGATGAAATGTGTTGGTCTCAACGTTGCAGCCGATCCCCTTATGAGCCTCGCCTATTCCGGTGTTGAAGGTGGTCTTGTAATCCTCGTTGCGGATGATCCCGGCCCGCACACCAGCCAGACCGAGCAGGATGACAGATATTATGGAAAGCTCTCGCTTCTCCCAGTTCTTGAGCCCACTGACCCGCAGGAGGCCCACGATTTAATCATCTACGCCTACGAGCTGAGTGAGCGCTATAAGGTTCCTGTCATCTTCAGAACGACCACGAGGGTGAATCACACAACGGCTGACGTTGAAGTCGGTGAGTTCGTTGAGCTCAACCGCGAGCCGAAGTTCAAGAAGGACATAGAGCGCTATGTAAGGGCAAGCATGGATGGCAACAGGAAGAGGCATAAGTGGCTTAACGAAACGCTGAGAAAGATCGAGGAGGAGTTCAACTCGATGCCCTTCAACTGGGTCGAGGGAGAGGGAAGGATTGGAATAATCGTCGAAGGAGCACCCTACAACTACGTGAGGGAGGTTCTGCCCAAGCTCGACGGTGACTTCAAGGTTCTCAAGATCTCAACCCCTCACCCGCTCCCCAGGAAGCTGGTCGTTGACTTCCTCAAAACGGTTGACTTCGCAATAGTCATTGAGGACGGCGCTCCCTTCCTCGAGGAGGAGGTTAAAATAGCGGCCTATGAGGCCGGCCTGAACGTGCCAATCTACGGCAAGAGAACTGGTCATCTGCCCCTTGAGGGTGAATTGAACCCGAGCCTGGTCAGGAACGCCCTGCTGAATCTCCTCGGCAGGGGAGCTGAAGAGTACACCAAGCCCGAGGAGGTCGCTTACGCCGAGAGCCTTGCCCCGAAGAGGCCTCCAGTTATGTGCCCCGGCTGTCCTCACAGGGGCTCCTACAGGGCTGCCCTTGATGCCCTGAGAGACCTTAAGCTCGGCCGCTATTCGGTTCCCATACACGGTGACATAGGCTGCTACGCTCTATCGCTTCTCCCGCCGCTTGAGGCTATCTGGACCGAGTTCGTCATGGGCGCGAGCATAAGCCTCGCCAACGGCCAGAGCGTGGCAATGAAGAAGAAAATCATAGCGACGATCGGAGACTCTACCTTCTTCCACAATGGAATCCAGCCTTTGGTCGATGCAGTCTACAAGAACCTCGACGTTCTTGTGATGATACTCGACAACAGGACAACGGCAATGACCGGCCACCAGCCGCATCCAGGAACGGGGGGAAGCGAAACCGGCAGGAAGTTCAACGAGATTGACATCGAGGCGCTCGTCAAGGCTCTGGGCGTCAAGTACGTCAAGACTGTTGATCCCTACGACCTCAAGGCAACGAGAGAAGCGATAAAGGAAGCGATGCAGGTTGAAGGGCCGGCCGTGATAATAGCCAGACGGGAGTGTGTTATTCCGGTCATAAGGCGCGGGGAGATCGGCGAGATACCGCTCGTCGTCGAGGAGAGGTGCACCGGCTGCAAGGCGTGCATACTCCTGACGGGCTGTCCAGCTCTAGTCTACGACCCAGATACCAACAAGGTGAAAATCGACGAGCTCCTCTGTACCGGCTGTGGAGTCTGCAACCAGCTCTGTCCGTTCGACGCGATAAAGTTCCCGAGCGAGCTGGAAAAGAGCTAA
- a CDS encoding nucleotide pyrophosphohydrolase — MDFRELERKVVAFRDARGWAKYHTPKNLAISAAVELGELLEHFQWETDEEVLELAKNPAKREAIADEIADVVIYLTLLAHELGIDLDEAVKRKLRKNEEKYPVE, encoded by the coding sequence ATGGACTTCAGAGAGCTGGAGAGAAAGGTTGTGGCCTTCCGTGATGCACGAGGCTGGGCGAAGTATCACACGCCCAAAAACCTCGCCATCTCGGCAGCGGTTGAGCTCGGCGAACTTTTGGAGCACTTCCAGTGGGAGACCGACGAGGAGGTTCTTGAACTCGCTAAGAACCCAGCCAAAAGGGAAGCGATAGCCGACGAGATTGCGGATGTCGTAATCTACCTTACACTCCTCGCCCACGAGCTTGGAATAGACCTCGACGAGGCAGTCAAAAGAAAGCTGAGGAAGAACGAAGAGAAGTATCCGGTCGAGTAG
- a CDS encoding CGP-CTERM sorting domain-containing protein — translation MNGKIWSKGIKLQFHCSDCEVHGCLLILDINCSTNATNCKVMSQVPPDCGMDMRYTKTTTTTTQKPEDKEICGPALLIELTLNPLILRRKKRDS, via the coding sequence ATGAACGGGAAAATCTGGAGTAAAGGGATTAAACTTCAGTTCCACTGTAGCGACTGCGAGGTACACGGTTGTTTGCTGATTTTGGATATTAATTGCAGTACCAACGCAACAAACTGTAAAGTAATGTCACAGGTGCCACCAGACTGCGGAATGGACATGAGATACACCAAAACAACCACCACAACCACTCAAAAACCAGAAGACAAAGAAATCTGCGGACCAGCGTTGCTGATTGAACTCACACTCAATCCTCTGATCTTGAGAAGGAAAAAGCGTGATAGCTGA
- a CDS encoding HIT family protein: MNCPFCNPSAEVILYEDGLIRILIDSYPASRGHLLVVPRRHVKRWEDLREEEKAALVRGIDLAMEKLKKALKPDAFNIGINLGRAAGQTVPHLHMHVIPRWEGDCRHPRGGVRKALLDLEDENLNLRERWEKNRLSREEMEKLREAFNRPLHALEGET; the protein is encoded by the coding sequence ATGAACTGTCCGTTCTGCAATCCAAGTGCTGAAGTCATCCTCTATGAAGACGGGCTGATCAGGATACTTATCGACTCATATCCAGCGAGCAGAGGCCATCTCCTTGTCGTTCCAAGAAGGCACGTGAAGCGCTGGGAAGACCTGAGGGAAGAAGAGAAGGCCGCGCTGGTCAGAGGCATAGACCTCGCGATGGAGAAGCTGAAGAAGGCGCTCAAGCCCGATGCGTTCAACATTGGCATTAACCTTGGGAGGGCGGCGGGGCAGACGGTTCCTCACCTTCACATGCACGTGATTCCAAGATGGGAGGGAGACTGCAGGCACCCACGTGGCGGCGTCAGAAAGGCGCTCCTCGATCTGGAAGACGAGAACTTGAACTTGAGAGAGCGATGGGAGAAGAACAGACTGAGTAGAGAGGAGATGGAGAAGCTCAGGGAAGCGTTTAACCGACCTCTCCATGCCCTGGAGGGTGAGACTTGA
- the psmA gene encoding archaeal proteasome endopeptidase complex subunit alpha has product MAFVPPQAGYDRAITVFSPDGRLFQVNYAREAVKRGATAVGVKWKEGVVLAVEKRITSKLIEPSSYEKIFQIDDHIAAAPSGIIADARVLVDRARLEAQVYRLTYGEPVPLTVLVKKICDLKQAHTQYGGVRPFGAALLMAGVNEEPELYETDPSGAYFEWKAVAIGSGRNIAMAIFEEHYSDDLDMEGAIKLAILALAKTLEEPSPESIEVAYITMKDKRWKKMDKEEVAKYLDEILEEVKEEEVEEKEEDYSELDSNY; this is encoded by the coding sequence ATGGCGTTTGTGCCACCGCAGGCAGGTTACGACAGGGCTATTACGGTTTTCAGCCCTGATGGAAGGCTTTTCCAGGTGAACTACGCGAGGGAGGCAGTGAAGCGCGGTGCTACCGCTGTAGGAGTTAAGTGGAAGGAAGGTGTTGTTCTCGCCGTCGAGAAGAGGATAACCAGCAAGCTCATAGAGCCGAGCAGCTACGAGAAGATATTCCAGATAGATGACCATATAGCTGCCGCTCCAAGCGGTATAATTGCCGACGCCCGTGTTCTCGTTGACAGGGCCCGCCTGGAGGCCCAAGTGTATCGTCTAACTTACGGAGAACCCGTTCCACTCACCGTTCTGGTGAAGAAGATCTGTGACCTCAAGCAGGCCCACACCCAGTACGGCGGTGTGAGGCCCTTCGGTGCAGCCCTGCTCATGGCGGGCGTTAACGAGGAGCCCGAGCTCTACGAGACCGACCCGAGTGGGGCGTACTTTGAGTGGAAAGCAGTGGCGATAGGCAGCGGCAGGAACATTGCCATGGCCATATTCGAGGAGCACTACAGCGACGACCTTGACATGGAAGGCGCGATAAAGCTGGCCATCCTCGCCCTGGCAAAGACCCTCGAAGAGCCGAGCCCGGAGAGCATAGAGGTGGCTTACATAACCATGAAGGACAAGCGCTGGAAGAAAATGGACAAGGAAGAGGTCGCTAAGTACCTCGACGAGATCCTCGAGGAGGTCAAGGAGGAAGAAGTCGAGGAGAAGGAAGAGGATTATTCAGAGCTCGACAGCAACTACTGA
- a CDS encoding ribosome assembly factor SBDS yields MPISVDKAVIARLKTHGETFEILVDPYLARDFKEGKDVPIEEILATPYVFKDAHKGDKASEHEMEKIFGTSDPYEVAKIILRKGDVQLTAEQRRQMLEEKRRYIATIIHRHAVDPRTGYPHPVDRILRAMEEAGVHVDLFKDAEAQVPSIIKAIRPILPLKMEMKVIAVKIPGDYVGRAYGEVRKFGNIKREEWASDGSWMFLIEIPGGVEEEFYEKLNALTKGNAITKLIERKGL; encoded by the coding sequence ATGCCGATAAGCGTCGATAAGGCAGTCATCGCCCGTCTTAAGACCCACGGCGAGACCTTTGAGATACTCGTTGACCCCTATCTAGCCAGGGACTTCAAGGAGGGCAAGGACGTCCCGATAGAGGAGATTCTTGCTACCCCTTACGTTTTTAAGGACGCCCACAAGGGCGATAAAGCCAGCGAGCACGAGATGGAGAAAATATTCGGCACGAGCGACCCCTACGAGGTCGCTAAGATAATCCTTCGCAAGGGAGATGTCCAGCTTACCGCTGAGCAGAGGAGGCAAATGCTCGAAGAGAAGAGGCGCTATATTGCCACTATCATTCACAGGCACGCGGTTGACCCGAGAACCGGCTACCCTCATCCGGTTGACAGAATCCTCAGGGCGATGGAGGAGGCAGGTGTCCACGTTGACCTCTTCAAGGATGCAGAGGCTCAGGTTCCCAGCATCATCAAGGCGATAAGGCCCATCCTGCCGCTAAAGATGGAGATGAAGGTCATTGCGGTTAAGATACCCGGTGACTACGTGGGCAGGGCCTACGGTGAGGTCAGGAAGTTCGGCAACATAAAGCGCGAGGAGTGGGCCAGCGACGGCTCTTGGATGTTCCTCATCGAGATACCCGGCGGTGTCGAGGAGGAGTTTTATGAGAAGCTTAACGCCCTTACGAAGGGCAACGCGATAACTAAACTGATAGAGAGGAAGGGACTATGA
- the rrp4 gene encoding exosome complex RNA-binding protein Rrp4, whose amino-acid sequence MRRIFVKNRELVVPGTLLAQGPFKSGRGTFREGNRIYSTVVGLVEIRGDAIRVIPLEGPYIPEVGDNVIGKIVDVKFSNWTVDIGAPYQANLRVQDAVEERIDILKTDLRKIFDIGDIIYAKIKAYNEINQIDLTTKGMPFKGGPLRGGQIVKITPSKVPRLIGKGGSMINLIKKLTGTRIIVGQNGWVWVSGKKEELEKLAIEAILKVDRESHTQGLTDRVKELLMSRLQELKEQGVIEEIPQIEEPTAGEGEGE is encoded by the coding sequence ATGAGGCGGATTTTTGTAAAAAATAGGGAACTGGTTGTCCCTGGGACTCTGCTTGCCCAGGGGCCGTTTAAGAGTGGAAGAGGAACCTTCAGGGAAGGGAACAGGATTTACTCGACGGTTGTAGGACTCGTGGAGATCAGGGGAGACGCTATAAGGGTTATCCCCCTCGAGGGCCCCTACATACCAGAGGTCGGCGACAACGTCATAGGGAAGATAGTGGACGTCAAGTTCTCCAACTGGACGGTTGACATCGGCGCGCCTTATCAGGCGAATCTGCGCGTTCAGGACGCCGTTGAGGAGCGCATTGACATCCTAAAGACCGACTTGAGAAAGATATTTGACATAGGCGACATAATCTACGCCAAGATAAAAGCCTACAACGAGATCAACCAGATAGACCTGACCACCAAGGGAATGCCCTTCAAGGGTGGGCCGCTTAGGGGAGGTCAGATAGTAAAGATAACGCCCTCCAAGGTGCCTAGGCTCATAGGAAAGGGCGGTTCGATGATAAACCTCATCAAGAAGCTGACCGGCACGAGGATAATTGTTGGCCAGAACGGCTGGGTCTGGGTCAGCGGAAAGAAGGAGGAGCTCGAGAAACTCGCCATCGAAGCGATTCTCAAGGTTGACAGGGAGAGCCACACACAGGGACTCACCGACAGGGTGAAGGAGCTCCTCATGAGCAGGCTTCAGGAACTCAAGGAGCAGGGAGTTATTGAGGAGATACCCCAGATTGAAGAGCCAACCGCTGGAGAGGGTGAAGGAGAATGA
- the rrp41 gene encoding exosome complex exonuclease Rrp41 yields MMGKPEDLKLIDENGRRIDGRKKYELRPIKMEVGVLKNADGSAYVEWGKNKVLAAVYGPREIHPKHLQRPDRAILRVRYNMAPFSVEERKKPGPDRRSVEISKVIRGALEPALILEMFPRTAIDIFIEVLQADAGTRVAGITAASLALADAGIPMRDLVAACAAGKIEGEIVLDLNKEEDNYGEADVPVAIMPLKNDITLLQMDGYLTRDEFIEAVRLAIKGAKAVYQKQREALKEKYLKIAEEVGGGE; encoded by the coding sequence ATGATGGGCAAGCCAGAGGATTTAAAGCTCATAGATGAGAACGGAAGGAGAATAGACGGTAGAAAGAAGTACGAACTCAGGCCGATTAAGATGGAGGTCGGCGTGCTGAAGAACGCCGATGGTTCTGCCTACGTTGAGTGGGGTAAGAACAAGGTTTTGGCTGCCGTCTACGGTCCGAGGGAGATTCATCCCAAGCACCTCCAGAGGCCTGACAGGGCAATCCTCCGCGTCCGCTACAACATGGCGCCCTTCAGCGTGGAGGAGAGGAAGAAGCCCGGTCCGGACAGGAGGAGCGTTGAGATAAGTAAGGTCATCAGGGGTGCGCTTGAGCCGGCACTGATACTCGAGATGTTCCCGAGGACCGCTATAGACATATTTATCGAGGTTCTCCAGGCTGACGCTGGAACGAGGGTTGCAGGAATTACCGCCGCTTCGCTAGCTCTGGCGGATGCAGGAATACCCATGAGGGACCTTGTGGCTGCATGCGCCGCCGGAAAGATAGAGGGCGAAATCGTTCTCGACCTCAACAAGGAGGAGGACAACTACGGCGAGGCGGACGTTCCAGTTGCCATAATGCCTCTCAAGAACGACATTACACTCCTCCAGATGGATGGATACCTCACCAGAGACGAGTTCATCGAGGCTGTGAGGCTCGCCATAAAGGGTGCAAAGGCCGTCTACCAGAAGCAGCGTGAGGCGCTGAAGGAGAAGTATCTAAAAATAGCAGAGGAGGTCGGTGGAGGTGAGTGA
- the rrp42 gene encoding exosome complex protein Rrp42, with translation MEVMASIMRDHILALLKEGKRVDGRSLEDYRDLEIKVNVIEKAEGSAWVKLGNTQVLVGIKIDMGEPFPDLPEKGVITTNVELVPLASPSFEPGPPDERAIELARVVDRGIRESEAVELEKLVIVPGKLVRVVFIDVHVLDHDGNLLDASGIGAIAALMSAKMPKVVYDEESGEVQILDEYEPLPVSKIPIPVTLAKIGQNILVDPNFDEERVMDGRITITTDENGMISSVQKSEGGSFKLEEVMYAIDLALKKAAEIREKVLEAVGAE, from the coding sequence ATGGAAGTTATGGCCAGCATAATGCGCGACCACATCCTCGCTCTCCTCAAGGAGGGCAAGCGCGTTGACGGTCGCTCGCTGGAGGACTACCGCGATCTGGAGATCAAGGTCAACGTCATCGAAAAGGCCGAGGGCTCGGCGTGGGTAAAGCTCGGAAACACCCAGGTTCTCGTCGGAATCAAGATTGACATGGGCGAGCCCTTCCCCGACCTTCCAGAGAAGGGAGTAATAACCACCAACGTCGAGCTCGTCCCACTTGCTTCACCGAGCTTTGAGCCTGGACCACCGGACGAGAGGGCCATCGAGCTTGCGCGTGTTGTTGACAGGGGCATAAGGGAGAGCGAAGCGGTTGAGCTGGAGAAGCTCGTCATAGTTCCCGGCAAGCTCGTCCGCGTCGTCTTCATTGATGTGCACGTCCTTGACCATGACGGTAACCTGCTCGACGCCAGTGGAATAGGCGCTATCGCCGCGCTCATGAGCGCCAAGATGCCGAAGGTGGTCTACGACGAGGAGAGCGGCGAGGTGCAGATACTCGACGAGTACGAGCCCCTGCCCGTCAGCAAGATACCGATTCCAGTAACCCTCGCCAAGATAGGGCAGAACATCCTCGTTGACCCGAACTTCGACGAGGAGCGCGTCATGGATGGCAGGATAACCATCACCACCGACGAGAACGGCATGATATCCTCCGTCCAGAAGAGCGAGGGCGGAAGCTTTAAGCTCGAAGAGGTCATGTACGCCATAGACCTCGCCCTCAAGAAGGCTGCAGAGATAAGGGAGAAGGTTCTCGAGGCCGTTGGGGCCGAGTGA
- a CDS encoding cell division protein SepF produces the protein MGLFDSLKKKDEKVKKKPLSAIKKEVAAPRRDIDVVPLEEDVLAKELVKPQVRYLKKIVVTSYADLERISEELQNGNIVLVDLTPLEVKPEVLEKVAEQIKGMVSALGGQAAKICKHEIKLILTPADIKIAK, from the coding sequence ATGGGATTGTTTGATAGCCTCAAAAAGAAGGACGAAAAGGTCAAGAAGAAGCCACTCTCTGCTATTAAGAAGGAGGTTGCTGCTCCAAGGCGTGACATTGATGTCGTACCCCTTGAGGAAGATGTCCTTGCTAAGGAGCTAGTCAAGCCCCAGGTCAGGTACCTCAAGAAGATCGTCGTCACCAGCTACGCCGACCTTGAGAGGATTTCAGAGGAGCTCCAGAACGGCAACATCGTTTTAGTCGACCTCACTCCGCTCGAGGTCAAGCCGGAGGTTCTTGAGAAGGTCGCAGAGCAGATAAAGGGCATGGTGAGTGCCCTCGGCGGTCAGGCCGCTAAAATCTGCAAGCACGAAATAAAGCTGATTTTAACCCCTGCGGACATAAAGATAGCCAAGTGA
- a CDS encoding ZPR1 zinc finger domain-containing protein — MSEREGEIQEIRLGDCPICGGKGTLKALQYVHEIPYFGKVMESTIICERCGYRNADVMILEDRPPKLYTVKVEEEKDLFTRVVRSKSGTIELDEIGVKIEPGPAAEGFVSNVEGVLERVRETLLMARDFRKQEGDEEAVKRVDEILQYIEDVREGKKPLTVKIMDPLGNSALIGEKVRSRLLTQEEIESLSLGPYVIVDPEKEMEEKKDSD; from the coding sequence ATGAGTGAGAGAGAGGGAGAGATTCAGGAGATTCGCCTCGGTGACTGTCCTATCTGCGGCGGCAAGGGCACGCTCAAGGCTCTGCAGTACGTTCACGAGATACCCTACTTCGGCAAGGTCATGGAGTCCACGATAATCTGCGAGCGCTGCGGCTATAGAAATGCCGACGTCATGATACTCGAGGATAGACCGCCAAAGCTCTACACTGTGAAGGTGGAGGAGGAGAAGGATCTCTTCACGCGCGTCGTCAGGAGCAAGAGCGGAACCATAGAGCTCGACGAGATAGGAGTCAAGATAGAGCCCGGTCCGGCCGCGGAAGGCTTTGTCAGCAACGTCGAGGGAGTGCTTGAAAGGGTCAGAGAGACCCTCCTCATGGCTAGGGACTTCAGGAAGCAGGAGGGTGACGAGGAAGCTGTCAAGAGGGTTGATGAGATACTCCAGTACATCGAGGACGTCAGAGAAGGCAAAAAGCCGCTCACAGTTAAAATCATGGATCCCCTCGGCAACAGCGCACTGATAGGCGAGAAGGTCAGGAGCAGGCTCTTAACGCAGGAGGAAATCGAGAGCCTCAGCCTTGGGCCGTACGTCATCGTTGACCCAGAGAAGGAGATGGAAGAAAAGAAGGACTCCGATTAA
- a CDS encoding ASCH domain-containing protein yields the protein MEHVIALHQVYGELIFRGLKTVELRKSRAFGEGDIVFLYIARGNPYELRDTLRRLGLHEEQTLTKRGTIAGGFEVGEVIKADLETLWEMTKDTSGLTLVHGENGKKWLGQYIKDYGYAFTIERPFLFKEPMSREEMKERYGIHVEGIIHLSRKTRKPWVRALIEDLLAREAVYL from the coding sequence ATGGAGCACGTGATAGCGCTCCACCAGGTCTACGGCGAGCTGATATTCAGAGGCCTAAAGACGGTAGAGCTGAGGAAGAGCAGGGCTTTTGGCGAGGGGGACATCGTTTTCCTCTACATAGCGCGCGGAAACCCCTACGAGCTGAGGGACACGCTAAGGAGGCTCGGCCTTCACGAGGAGCAGACGCTGACCAAGAGGGGAACCATCGCCGGTGGCTTCGAGGTTGGAGAAGTCATTAAGGCTGATCTTGAGACGCTCTGGGAGATGACGAAGGATACGAGCGGTTTAACCCTCGTTCACGGTGAGAACGGGAAGAAATGGCTTGGACAATACATCAAGGACTACGGCTACGCCTTCACCATAGAAAGACCCTTCCTTTTCAAGGAGCCGATGAGCAGGGAGGAGATGAAGGAGCGCTACGGAATCCACGTGGAGGGCATAATTCATCTGTCGAGAAAAACAAGGAAGCCCTGGGTAAGGGCTTTGATAGAAGACCTCCTCGCGAGGGAGGCAGTCTATCTTTAA